One window from the genome of Myxocyprinus asiaticus isolate MX2 ecotype Aquarium Trade chromosome 30, UBuf_Myxa_2, whole genome shotgun sequence encodes:
- the LOC127420641 gene encoding syndecan-2-A-like isoform X2, which produces MRNAWMILTLCLTVFLSGERIAVSAAKSPSTTDDLYLEEAGSGGYPEDDDDFSSGSGSGGGDEIEEASTVNTLFIMPKAEPTQDSTKDFTLKVETPTARDVPKDTKKRVRTEPPVLATEDSRRNLLTSTTSFPRSPLDPLDVQSENLFQRTEVLAAVIAGGVIGFLFAIFLILLLVYRMRKKDEGSYDLGERKPSGAAYQKAPTKEFYA; this is translated from the exons ATAGCAGTCTCAGCAGCCAAATCCCCCTCCACGACTGATGACTTATACCTGGAGGAGGCTGGATCAGGAGGTTACCCCGAAGATGACGATGACTTCAGCTCTGGATCAGGATCAG GAGGTGGAGATGAGATAGAGGAAGCTTCTACAGTAAACACATTGTTCATCATGCCTAAAGCAGAGCCCACACAGGACTCCACCAAAGACTTCACACTGAAAGTGGAGACACCTACAGCCCGCGATGTCCCCAAAGACACAAAGAAACGAGTTAGGACTGAG CCCCCAGTTCTTGCCACAGAGGACTCGCGCAGAAACCTACTCACAAGCACCACCAGCTTCCCTCGATCTCCGTTGGATCCCCTTGATGTCCAGTCTGAAAATCTCTTCCAGAGGACAGAGGTTTTGGCAG CTGTCATTGCGGGTGGAGTTATCGGCTTCCTCTTTGCCATCTTCCTCATCCTCCTGTTGGTGTACCGCATGAGAAAGAAGGATGAAGGCAGCTACGACCTCGGTGAGAGGAAGCCCTCCGGAGCGGCTTATCAAAAAGCTCCCACTAAGGAGTTTTATGCATAG
- the LOC127420641 gene encoding syndecan-2-A-like isoform X1, with the protein MRNAWMILTLCLTVFLSGERIAVSAAKSPSTTDDLYLEEAGSGGYPEDDDDFSSGSGSGGGDEIEEASTVNTLFIMPKAEPTQDSTKDFTLKVETPTARDVPKDTKKRVRTEFSTQPPVLATEDSRRNLLTSTTSFPRSPLDPLDVQSENLFQRTEVLAAVIAGGVIGFLFAIFLILLLVYRMRKKDEGSYDLGERKPSGAAYQKAPTKEFYA; encoded by the exons ATAGCAGTCTCAGCAGCCAAATCCCCCTCCACGACTGATGACTTATACCTGGAGGAGGCTGGATCAGGAGGTTACCCCGAAGATGACGATGACTTCAGCTCTGGATCAGGATCAG GAGGTGGAGATGAGATAGAGGAAGCTTCTACAGTAAACACATTGTTCATCATGCCTAAAGCAGAGCCCACACAGGACTCCACCAAAGACTTCACACTGAAAGTGGAGACACCTACAGCCCGCGATGTCCCCAAAGACACAAAGAAACGAGTTAGGACTGAG TTCTCCACTCAGCCCCCAGTTCTTGCCACAGAGGACTCGCGCAGAAACCTACTCACAAGCACCACCAGCTTCCCTCGATCTCCGTTGGATCCCCTTGATGTCCAGTCTGAAAATCTCTTCCAGAGGACAGAGGTTTTGGCAG CTGTCATTGCGGGTGGAGTTATCGGCTTCCTCTTTGCCATCTTCCTCATCCTCCTGTTGGTGTACCGCATGAGAAAGAAGGATGAAGGCAGCTACGACCTCGGTGAGAGGAAGCCCTCCGGAGCGGCTTATCAAAAAGCTCCCACTAAGGAGTTTTATGCATAG